One region of Pedococcus aerophilus genomic DNA includes:
- a CDS encoding SAF domain-containing protein, giving the protein MATTAGQLLDRLRGPGRRREWRRRVLRRAVAAACAVAAVLGVIALARAPKGGPLTPVVVAARPLAVGEVATPDALQVRLFPAELVPDDAANTVAQVVGRPLTATLSRGEPVTTERTRPASVLTGQPVDLLAFHVMIADAQSVAMVRPGDRVDLVGPGGVVARSAPVLAVDPVFTTDFGAVLNGPGSSSGNNTAGSGLTVAVNQPTILDLSAAQQDVLGRPQLTLVLRSR; this is encoded by the coding sequence GTGGCGACGACAGCAGGACAGCTGCTCGACCGGCTGCGGGGTCCCGGGCGTCGCCGCGAGTGGCGCCGTCGGGTGCTGCGCCGTGCAGTGGCCGCTGCCTGTGCCGTCGCCGCGGTGCTCGGGGTCATCGCCCTGGCCCGCGCTCCGAAAGGTGGCCCCCTCACGCCGGTGGTGGTCGCTGCCAGACCTCTCGCGGTCGGCGAGGTCGCCACCCCGGACGCCCTCCAGGTGCGGCTGTTCCCTGCGGAGCTGGTCCCCGACGATGCCGCGAACACCGTGGCCCAGGTCGTCGGCCGCCCCCTCACGGCGACCCTCAGCCGCGGGGAGCCCGTGACCACCGAGCGCACCCGCCCGGCGAGCGTGCTCACCGGTCAGCCGGTGGACCTGCTCGCCTTTCACGTGATGATCGCCGACGCCCAGTCGGTGGCCATGGTCCGGCCCGGCGACCGCGTCGACCTCGTCGGCCCCGGGGGCGTCGTCGCGCGCAGCGCCCCGGTGCTCGCGGTCGATCCCGTCTTCACCACCGACTTCGGCGCGGTGCTCAACGGACCCGGGTCGTCCAGCGGCAACAACACCGCGGGTTCGGGACTCACCGTGGCCGTCAACCAGCCGACGATCCTCGACCTGTCCGCCGCCCAGCAGGACGTCCTCGGTCGGCCCCAGCTCACCCTGGTGCTGCGCTCGCGCTGA
- the mscL gene encoding large conductance mechanosensitive channel protein MscL yields MKGFKDFVMRGNLVELAVAFVIGAAFATVVKAFTDVFVALIGKLGDQPNFDTYRPGGVPVGAFLTALIAFLIMAFVVYFFVVKPYELAKARFAAAPEVDAAPDESVILLREIRDSLNRPI; encoded by the coding sequence ATGAAGGGTTTCAAGGACTTCGTCATGCGGGGCAACCTCGTCGAGCTCGCCGTCGCGTTCGTCATCGGCGCAGCCTTCGCCACCGTGGTCAAGGCGTTCACCGATGTCTTTGTCGCGCTCATCGGCAAGCTCGGGGACCAGCCGAACTTCGACACCTACCGGCCCGGCGGTGTGCCCGTCGGCGCATTCCTCACGGCCCTGATCGCATTCCTCATCATGGCCTTCGTCGTCTACTTCTTCGTCGTGAAGCCGTACGAGCTGGCCAAGGCCCGCTTCGCCGCGGCCCCCGAGGTCGACGCGGCGCCGGATGAGAGCGTCATCCTGCTGCGCGAGATCCGCGACTCCCTCAACCGCCCCATCTGA